One genomic region from Vitis riparia cultivar Riparia Gloire de Montpellier isolate 1030 chromosome 17, EGFV_Vit.rip_1.0, whole genome shotgun sequence encodes:
- the LOC117934378 gene encoding zinc finger protein SHOOT GRAVITROPISM 5-like, producing the protein MLGCSNSDNNNNSSAEPFASLENGSNSKRKRRPAGTPDPDAEVVSLSPKTLLESDRYICEICNQGFQRDQNLQMHRRRHKVPWKLLKRETPVVRKRVFVCPEPSCLHHDPCHALGDLVGIKKHFRRKHSNHKQWVCEKCNKGYAVQSDYKAHLKTCGTRGHSCDCGRVFSRVESFIEHQDACNMGHLRPESQLLQPAACLSRTASSPSPSSETNFSVPPWSGLMTPRPVDSIFLTSDGDNNNNNPPKKAHYHNLELQLLTTPNPLVALASPKADENHSTQLQLSIGSSDFNEKNESNITNLINKEYSAPARCPRECNTSEKAAFGAARLKEEAREQLRLAMAEKVYAEEARQQAKRQIELADKEFTHAKRIRQQAQAELDKAQALKEHARKQINSTILQITCHACKQQFRTRTAGNVAPPDENSLVLSYMSSAITEGEVVENNHHRSVRAKTTNP; encoded by the exons ATGTTAGGCTGCAGCAACAGCGATAATAACAACAACTCTTCTGCTGAGCCTTTTGCTAGCTTGGAAAATGGAAGTAATAGTAAGAGGAAGCGGCGGCCGGCGGGGACTCCAG ATCCAGACGCGGAGGTGGTGTCTCTTTCGCCCAAAACTCTATTGGAATCGGATCGATACATTTGTGAGATCTGCAACCAGGGGTTTCAGAGAGACCAGAACCTTCAGATGCACCGGCGACGCCATAAGGTGCCATGGAAGCTGCTGAAGAGGGAGACGCCGGTGGTGAGGAAGCGGGTGTTTGTGTGCCCGGAGCCCAGCTGCTTGCACCATGACCCCTGCCACGCACTGGGTGATCTGGTTGGAATCAAGAAGCACTTCAGAAGAAAGCACAGTAATCACAAGCAGTGGGTCTGTGAGAAATGCAACAAGGGCTATGCTGTTCAATCCGATTACAAAGCCCACCTCAAAACCTGCGGCACCAGAGGCCATTCTTGCGACTGCGGCCGTGTTTTCTCCAG agtcgAGAGCTTCATTGAACATCAAGATGCTTGCAATATGGGTCACCTACGGCCGGAATCGCAGTTGCTGCAGCCGGCGGCGTGCTTGTCTCGAACTGCCTCTAGCCCCAGCCCATCTAGTGAGACCAATTTCAGTGTACCTCCTTGGTCTGGTTTGATGACCCCGAGGCCAGTGGATTCCATCTTCTTGACCTCTGATGgagataataataacaataatccTCCCAAGAAAGCACATTACCATAATCTGGAGCTTCAGCTGTTAACCACACCGAATCCCCTCGTCGCCTTGGCTTCCCCTAAAGCGGATGAAAACCATTCAACCCAGTTGCAGCTGTCGATCGGGTCGAGCGATttcaatgagaaaaatgaatcaAACATTACCAATCTGATCAACAAGGAATATTCGGCACCCGCAAGGTGTCCTAGGGAGTGCAATACCAGTGAGAAAGCTGCGTTTGGAGCGGCGAGGCTTAAGGAAGAGGCGCGCGAGCAGTTAAGGCTGGCCATGGCGGAGAAGGTCTATGCAGAAGAGGCAAGGCAGCAGGCAAAGCGACAGATTGAGCTAGCCGATAAAGAATTTACCCATGCGAAGAGAATCAGGCAGCAGGCGCAAGCGGAATTGGACAAGGCACAAGCACTAAAAGAACATGCCAGAAAGCAAATCAACTCAACTATCCTCCAAATCACTTGTCATGCCTGCAAGCAACAATTCCGAACGAGGACTGCAGGAAACGTCGCACCACCGGATGAGAACTCCCTGGTACTTAGTTACATGTCATCTGCCATAACCGAGGGCGAAGTAGTAGAGAACAATCATCATCGATCCGTTCGAGCTAAAACTACTAACCCATAG
- the LOC117905194 gene encoding protein BASIC PENTACYSTEINE2-like encodes MDGDGGLNMRNWGYYEPAASNLKGHLGLQLMSTVPDKPLIGARNSAILASTNGAFHQRDCGVSQALPIPMEYMRNAWINQREKFLNVLPGNPNFSVLAEPSRAHPMQMLQQPDSTKDEMVAQVEEEAGVEKDNGPLKKRAGGKTQKSPKAKKPKRAPKVPKDESSPSVQRAKPGKKNTEVVINGIDMDISGIPIPVCSCTGVPQQCYRWGSGGWQSACCTTGMSIYPLPMSTKRRGARIAGRKMSLGAFKKVLEKLAAEGYNFSNPIDLRTHWAKHGTNKFVTIR; translated from the coding sequence ATGGATGGAGACGGTGGTTTGAATATGCGTAATTGGGGTTACTATGAACCAGCAGCATCAAACCTTAAGGGGCACCTTGGCCTACAGCTTATGTCCACTGTGCCCGATAAACCTCTTATCGGTGCCCGCAATTCAGCCATCTTGGCTAGTACCAATGGGGCATTTCACCAGAGGGATTGTGGGGTTTCACAAGCCTTGCCGATCCCCATGGAGTACATGAGGAATGCTTGGATTAACCAGAGAGAAAAATTTCTCAATGTGTTACCTGGAAATCCCAATTTCTCTGTTTTAGCTGAACCCTCTAGGGCTCATCCAATGCAAATGCTCCAGCAACCTGATTCTACAAAGGATGAAATGGTGGCCCAAGTTGAAGAAGAGGCTGGTGTTGAGAAGGATAATGGTCCTTTGAAGAAAAGAGCTGGTGGAAAAACCCAAAAATCCCCCAAAGCAAAGAAGCCTAAGCGGGCCCCTAAGGTGCCAAAGGATGAGAGTAGTCCTTCTGTTCAACGAGCAAAGCCTGGGAAGAAAAATACCGAAGTGGTCATAAATGGGATAGATATGGATATTTCTGGCATTCCGATTCCAGTATGCTCATGCACAGGAGTTCCTCAGCAGTGTTATCGGTGGGGCTCTGGTGGGTGGCAATCTGCTTGCTGTACCACAGGTATGTCTATATACCCTCTGCCAATGAGTACTAAAAGGCGTGGTGCAAGGATAGCTGGGAGAAAAATGAGCTTGGGAGCATTTAAGAAGGTCTTGGAGAAACTCGCTGCTGAAGGTTACAACTTTTCTAATCCAATCGATTTGAGGACTCACTGGGCAAAACATGGTACCAACAAATTTGTCACTATCAGGTAG